Proteins found in one Emys orbicularis isolate rEmyOrb1 chromosome 23, rEmyOrb1.hap1, whole genome shotgun sequence genomic segment:
- the TXLNA gene encoding alpha-taxilin yields MKNQGGENKAALLPASPPKMNSNLVLEEGDLAEAAAPPEAGDSPSQSRTCNSEPSAAGNAESLTSEEQDKNEASRVEEETKSSQPAMCDVSEELSRQLEDILNTYCVDASQEGPGDDGGQSEPAEPDEADKCRSESPRNGEQEPGCPEMNGEKEGSKGTEEFRANDECGDRDQKRAQEKKKAKGLGKEITLLMQTLNTLSTPEEKLAALCKKYAELLEEHRNSQKQMKILQKKQTQLVQEKDHLRSEHSKAILARSKLESLCRELQRHNRTLKEEGVQRAREEEEKRKEVTSHFQVTLNDIQLQMEQHNERNSKLRQENMELAERLKKLIEQYELREEHIDKVFKHKDLQQQLVDAKLQQAQEMLKEAEERHQREKDFLLKEAVESQRMCELMKQQETHLKQQLALYTEKFEEFQNTLSKSSEVFTTFKQEMEKMTKKIKKLEKETTVYRSRWESSNKALLEMAEEKTLRDKELEGLQVKIQRLEKLCRALQTERNDLNKKVQDLCAHTPQAEADTLEALKDPSRDSFGEPALGGAVAQQCPREDCLRSAKPMHCTEPAENPGELSIGALG; encoded by the exons ATGAAGAACCAAGGTGGGGAGAACAAAGCTGCTCTGCTGCCTGCTAGTCCTCCCAAAATGAACAGCAATCTGGTGCTAGAGGAAGGAGACTTAGCCgaggctgcagcaccccctgaagCTGGGGACTCCCCAAGCCAGTCCAGGACATGCAACTCTGAGCCTTCTGCTGCTGGCAATGCTGAGAGCCTGACCAGTGAGGAGCAGGATAAGAATGAGG CTTCTCGTGTGGAGGAGGAGACAAAATCCTCCCAGCCTGCCATGTGTGATGTCTCTGAAGAGCTGAGCAGGCAGCTGGAGGACATCTTGAACACATACTGTGTGGATGCCAGCCAGGAAGGTCCAGGAGATGATGGTGGGCAGAGTGAGCCCGCGGAGCCAGACGAAGCAGACAAGTGCCGGAGCGAATCCCCCAGGAACGGcgagcaggagccaggctgccctGAGATGAATGGAGAGAAGGAGGGCTCCAAGGGGACCGAGGAGTTCCGAGCCAATGACGAGTGTGGGGACCGTGATCAGAAACGGGCCCAGGAGAAGAAGAAAGCCAAGGGTCTCG GCAAGGAGATCACTTTGCTGATGCAGACGCTGAACACGCTGAGCACCCCAGAGGAGAAGCTGGCAGCACTGTGCAAGAAATACGCTGAGCTG ctggaAGAGCACAGGAACTCCCAGAAGCAGATGAAGATCCTGCAGAAGAAGCAGACTCAGCTGGTGCAGGAGAAGGACCATCTGAGGAGTGAACATAGCAAGGCCATCCTGGCCCGCAGCAAGCTGGAGAGCTTGTGCCGTGAGCTCCAGAGACACAACCGCACCCTCAAG GAGGAAGGCGTCCAGCGCGcacgggaggaggaggagaagcggaAGGAAGTGACGTCCCATTTCCAGGTGACGCTGAATGACATCCAGCTGCAGATGGAGCAGCACAACGAGCGGAACTCCAAGCTGCGCCAGGAGAACATGGAGCTGGCAGAGAGGCTGAAAAAACTCATTGAGCAGTACGAGCtgcgggaggag CATATCGATAAGGTGTTCAAACACAAGGacttgcagcagcagctggtggatGCCAAGCTCCAGCAGGCCCAGGAGATGCTGAAGGAGGCAGAGGAGAGACACCAGCGGGAGAAGGACTTC CTGCTGAAAGAGGCCGTGGAGTCTCAGAGAATGTGTGAGCTGATGAAGCAGCAGGAGACCCATCTCAAGCAGCAG CTGGCCCTCTACACAGAGAAGTTTGAGGAGTTTCAGAACACGCTTTCCAAAAGCAGTGAGGTGTTCACTACATTCAAACAGGAGATGGAAAAG ATGACAAAAAAGATCAAGAAGCTGGAGAAAGAGACCACTGTGTATCGGTCTCGCTGGGAAAGCAGCAACAAGGCTCTGCTGGAGATGGCCGAGGAG AAAACCCTTCGGGACAAGGAGCTGGAAGGGCTTCAGGTGAAAATCCAGCGCCTGGAGAAGCTGTGCCGAGCCCTGCAGACCGAGCGCAATGACCTAAACAAGAAGGTGCAGGACCTGTGTGCCCATACGCCCCAGGCCGAAGCAGACACGCTGGAAGCCCTAAAGGACCCATCTCGAGACAGCTTTGGTGAgccagcactagggggcgctgtagcACAGCAGTGTCCCAGGGAGGATTGTCTTCGCTCAGCAAAGCCGATGCACTGCACAGAACCTGCGGAGAACCCCGGAGAACTGAGCATAGGAGCTTTGGGTTAG